In one Neobacillus sp. WH10 genomic region, the following are encoded:
- a CDS encoding DUF4272 domain-containing protein: protein MELNFFKLKEQSEEKIKKYGAEINPNLPLMDYQGVRNSNEIIKRVTIMAGMVYIAHQAPPSIIKGWIEEQDLFQYVTEFEKGILEKSEIEVTPTEIMRLKWYVESLWALVWVLGINNNFRIDEPVGDNLIKIVPDVRKKQDFSTLEAQTLMRNDKEIYEQVDLYYRLHWYLVDARLNGKKHNKLDEGTIMERRKALEWVVTPGEEWEKIDLST, encoded by the coding sequence ATGGAATTAAATTTCTTTAAATTAAAGGAACAATCAGAAGAAAAAATCAAAAAATATGGTGCGGAAATTAACCCAAACTTACCTTTAATGGATTATCAAGGTGTACGGAATAGCAATGAAATTATTAAAAGAGTAACCATTATGGCTGGAATGGTTTATATTGCACATCAAGCTCCTCCATCTATAATTAAAGGATGGATAGAAGAACAGGATTTGTTTCAATATGTCACAGAGTTTGAAAAGGGTATTTTAGAGAAAAGTGAGATAGAAGTTACGCCAACAGAGATAATGAGGTTAAAATGGTATGTTGAAAGCCTATGGGCTTTAGTTTGGGTCTTAGGTATAAACAATAACTTTCGCATAGATGAACCTGTAGGCGATAACTTAATCAAAATAGTTCCAGATGTTAGAAAAAAGCAGGATTTTTCTACATTAGAAGCTCAAACACTTATGAGAAATGATAAGGAAATATATGAACAAGTCGATTTATATTATAGGCTTCATTGGTATTTAGTTGATGCACGGTTAAATGGGAAAAAACATAATAAGCTTGACGAAGGCACGATTATGGAAAGAAGAAAAGCACTCGAATGGGTCGTTACTCCTGGTGAAGAATGGGAAAAAATAGATTTGAGTACATAA